One window from the genome of Dermacentor silvarum isolate Dsil-2018 chromosome 7, BIME_Dsil_1.4, whole genome shotgun sequence encodes:
- the LOC119459123 gene encoding uncharacterized protein LOC119459123 codes for MYNGIGSYGGFGNNGLYSGFSNPGLYGGSNGLGLYNSYNQGLYGGLSGYGNFDFYGGSGYPGLYGGSGGLGNYGMYGGSGGLGNYGMYGGSGYPGLYGGSGGLGNYGMYGGSGYPGLYGGSGGLGNYGMYGGSGYPGLYGGSGGLGNYGMYGGSGYPGLYGGSGGLGNYGMYGGSGYPGLYGGSSGLGNYGMYGGSGYPGLYGGGGYPGVPV; via the exons ATGTACAATGGCATCGGTAGCTACGGCGGATTCGGCAACAATGGTTTGTACAGTGGCTTCAGCAACCCAGGCTTGTATGGCGGCTCCAACGGCTTAGGCTTATACAACTCGTACAACCAAGGCTTGTATGGTGGCCTCAGCGGCTACGGAAACTTTGATTTTTATGGTGGATCCGGCTATCCGGGCTTGTACGGCGGATCCGGTGGCCTGGGCAACTACGGCATGTATGGTGGATCCGGTGGCCTGGGCAACTACGGCATGTATGGTGGATCCGGCTATCCAGGCTTGTACGGCGGATCCGGTGGCCTGG GAAACTACGGCATGTATGGTGGATCCGGCTATCCAGGCTTGTACGGCGGGTCCGGTGGCCTAGGAAACTACGGCATGTATGGTGGATCCGGCTATCCAGGCTTGTACGGCGGATCCGGTGGCCTAGGTAATTACGGCATGTATGGTGGATCCGGCTATCCAGGCTTGTACGGCGGATCTGGTGGCCTGGGTAACTACGGCATGTATGGTGGATCCGGCTATCCAGGCTTGTACGGCGGATCCAGTGGCCTGGGTAACTACGGCATGTATGGTGGATCCGGCTATCCAGGCTTGTACGGTGGAGGTGGATACCCAGGTGTCCCTGTGTAA